Proteins encoded in a region of the Hyphomicrobiales bacterium genome:
- a CDS encoding zinc metallopeptidase: MPILLILGLLLLAAVIFGPQFWVKRVIQKHAVHRDDLQGTGGELAHHLIEHFELNSVGVEMTDQGDHYDPATRTVRLSDQNFNGKSLSAVAIAAHEVGHAIQHMNGERLLALRQSMAKFVMWTDRIAVVFFSLAPLLGVISRAPAIFLLLAVMGFLFIGARVAVQLITLPVEFDASFKKALPILEQGGYLKSEDMPAARSVLKAAAMTYVAAALMSLIDVIRFARFGR, encoded by the coding sequence ATGCCAATACTCTTAATTTTAGGTCTGCTCTTACTAGCCGCCGTTATTTTTGGCCCTCAGTTTTGGGTCAAAAGGGTTATACAAAAACACGCGGTTCACAGGGATGACCTGCAAGGCACAGGCGGCGAGCTGGCGCACCATTTGATTGAGCATTTCGAGCTTAACAGTGTTGGTGTGGAAATGACCGATCAGGGTGACCATTATGACCCAGCAACACGAACCGTCCGACTCAGCGACCAAAACTTCAACGGCAAATCGCTAAGCGCCGTTGCCATTGCCGCCCATGAAGTAGGCCATGCGATACAACATATGAACGGTGAGCGACTTTTAGCGCTTCGCCAATCAATGGCAAAATTCGTTATGTGGACAGATAGAATTGCGGTCGTCTTCTTTTCTCTCGCCCCACTTTTGGGTGTGATATCGCGCGCCCCTGCCATTTTTTTACTTTTAGCTGTGATGGGTTTTTTATTCATTGGAGCACGTGTGGCAGTGCAGCTTATCACTCTACCAGTAGAATTTGACGCAAGCTTCAAGAAGGCCTTGCCAATTTTGGAGCAAGGCGGATATCTAAAAAGTGAAGACATGCCTGCCGCCCGCTCTGTTTTAAAAGCAGCTGCAATGACCTATGTTGCAGCAGCTCTTATGAGCTTGATCGATGTAATAAGATTTGCCCGCTTTGGCCGATGA
- a CDS encoding MOSC N-terminal beta barrel domain-containing protein has protein sequence MKLTTLHTYPIKGTRGLSHDEVDVELRGLKDDRRWMIVDDDNRFITQREVAELATISVQHTVDGISISSSYGSRFDVRTPDGITRADVQVWDDRVNAAIADDNANATISTALGRRAKLAYMDEKAMRLANADYAGASKPVSFADGFPILLTTQASLEALNAHIETSGAAPVPMQRFRPNAVVDGESAWDEDRWSVVQIGGVIFDVVKPCTRCVVTTRDQKTGVGSNDAQPIRALTQIRRSADKNIRGVLFGVNLVPRGEGSLAVGGEFHILEKRAEPWPLAIR, from the coding sequence ATGAAACTCACCACGCTCCATACCTACCCGATTAAAGGCACGCGCGGGCTTTCGCATGATGAGGTCGATGTGGAGCTGCGCGGTCTCAAAGACGATCGACGATGGATGATTGTTGATGATGATAATCGCTTTATCACACAGCGCGAAGTGGCGGAACTTGCGACCATATCCGTTCAACATACCGTCGATGGCATCTCCATCAGCTCATCCTATGGTTCGCGCTTTGATGTAAGGACTCCCGATGGCATCACGCGTGCCGATGTTCAAGTTTGGGATGACCGTGTTAATGCAGCAATCGCCGATGATAATGCAAATGCCACCATCAGCACAGCCCTAGGTCGTCGAGCCAAACTTGCCTATATGGATGAAAAGGCGATGCGGCTCGCCAATGCAGACTATGCTGGTGCCAGCAAGCCAGTGAGTTTTGCTGACGGCTTTCCCATTTTATTGACGACACAGGCTTCACTTGAAGCGCTCAATGCTCACATTGAAACCTCAGGTGCTGCACCAGTTCCCATGCAGCGTTTTCGACCTAATGCTGTGGTGGATGGCGAGAGCGCATGGGATGAGGATAGATGGTCGGTTGTTCAAATAGGCGGCGTGATTTTTGATGTTGTAAAACCTTGCACCCGCTGCGTGGTGACAACGCGCGACCAAAAAACGGGCGTTGGTTCAAATGACGCTCAGCCTATCCGTGCGCTCACTCAAATCCGGCGCTCCGCTGATAAAAACATTCGCGGCGTTTTATTCGGTGTCAATTTGGTGCCGCGCGGCGAGGGCAGCCTTGCGGTTGGTGGTGAATTTCATATTTTGGAAAAACGCGCCGAACCGTGGCCCTTAGCGATTAGATAA
- a CDS encoding ASKHA domain-containing protein, with amino-acid sequence MAPSPDKDALILFMPSGKRGRFPIGTPVLDAARDLGVYVESVCGGRGICGKCQVSVAEGHFAKHGITSSVDNLSAFSDTEARYRSKRDLASDRRLSCSSKVQGDIVIDIPQAASANNQMVRKAVDTRIIERDLATTLHYVEIEQPDMHKPLGDADRLLRALQSDWGFETLTLDFHLYKDLQKTLRKGKWTATAAVHSANGINTVTALWPGYHEALYGVACDIGSTTIAMHLSDMMTGETLASAGVANPQIRFGEDLMSRVSYVMMNPGGEEALTKSVREAITGLIDDICTQAEISREDILEAVFVGNPIMHHLFLGLDPTELGQAPFALTVSDALTFPARNIDIALNEGARIYMLPCIAGHVGADAAAATLAERPYESEEITLLVDIGTNAEIVLGSKARTVAASSPTGPAFEGAEISCGQRAAPGAVERIRIDPETLEPRVRVIGSERWSDEEGFYNEISETGVTGICGSGIIETIAEMFLAGVITEDGIIDGAKATKSDRVIADGRTFSYIAWRGEGGNPDLVIKQNDVRAIQLAKAALYAGVKLLMDKLGITHVDTIKLAGAFGNFIDPKYAMVLGLIPDCEIDHVSAVGNAAGTGARMALLNKSYRQEIEKKVREIEKIETALEADFQAHFVNAMALPNKTEPFPKLAKAVKLPPKKIAGEGGERSNGRRRRRSPR; translated from the coding sequence ATGGCTCCTTCTCCTGACAAAGATGCCCTCATCTTGTTTATGCCGTCGGGTAAACGCGGTCGTTTTCCTATTGGAACACCTGTGCTTGATGCCGCGCGTGATCTTGGCGTCTATGTGGAAAGTGTTTGCGGGGGGCGCGGCATTTGTGGCAAATGTCAGGTAAGCGTTGCCGAAGGGCATTTTGCCAAGCATGGCATTACCTCAAGCGTTGATAATCTATCCGCTTTTTCTGACACCGAAGCTCGTTATCGCTCTAAACGCGATCTTGCCAGCGATCGCCGTCTTTCCTGCTCATCTAAAGTCCAGGGTGACATCGTCATCGACATTCCACAAGCTGCCAGTGCCAACAATCAAATGGTGCGCAAGGCCGTGGATACACGCATTATTGAGCGCGACCTTGCAACAACACTGCATTATGTCGAAATCGAACAACCTGATATGCATAAGCCGCTGGGTGACGCTGATCGGTTGCTGCGTGCCTTGCAAAGCGATTGGGGTTTTGAAACTCTCACACTCGATTTTCATCTTTATAAAGATTTACAAAAGACACTGCGCAAGGGCAAATGGACCGCGACCGCTGCGGTGCACTCGGCCAATGGTATCAACACAGTGACCGCTCTATGGCCGGGCTATCATGAAGCTTTGTATGGGGTTGCCTGCGATATTGGCTCGACCACCATCGCCATGCATCTGTCTGATATGATGACAGGCGAAACGCTCGCTTCCGCCGGTGTTGCCAACCCGCAAATCCGGTTTGGCGAAGACCTGATGTCGCGCGTTTCTTATGTCATGATGAACCCAGGCGGAGAAGAAGCGCTGACCAAGAGTGTGCGCGAGGCCATCACAGGACTGATTGATGATATTTGCACACAGGCAGAGATCAGCCGCGAAGATATTCTCGAGGCGGTTTTTGTTGGCAATCCGATTATGCACCATTTGTTTTTGGGCCTTGATCCGACCGAGCTTGGCCAAGCGCCTTTTGCGCTCACAGTTTCAGATGCCCTCACCTTTCCTGCTCGGAATATCGATATTGCGCTCAATGAAGGCGCCCGGATTTATATGCTCCCCTGTATTGCAGGTCATGTTGGCGCAGATGCGGCAGCTGCAACACTTGCTGAGCGGCCTTATGAATCTGAAGAGATCACACTGCTTGTTGATATCGGCACCAACGCCGAGATTGTACTTGGTTCAAAGGCGCGCACGGTTGCAGCCTCTTCACCCACTGGTCCAGCTTTTGAAGGAGCTGAGATTTCATGCGGTCAACGCGCAGCACCCGGTGCGGTTGAGCGCATTCGCATTGATCCTGAAACATTGGAGCCGCGAGTGCGGGTCATCGGATCAGAAAGATGGTCCGATGAAGAAGGCTTTTACAATGAGATTAGTGAAACCGGCGTTACCGGCATTTGCGGCTCTGGCATTATCGAGACAATTGCTGAGATGTTTCTAGCTGGTGTGATTACAGAAGACGGTATCATTGACGGGGCAAAGGCCACAAAATCTGATCGTGTGATCGCCGACGGGCGCACCTTTTCTTATATCGCTTGGCGCGGTGAAGGTGGTAATCCTGATCTTGTGATTAAGCAAAATGATGTGCGCGCCATTCAACTGGCGAAAGCGGCACTTTATGCAGGCGTCAAATTGTTGATGGATAAACTCGGCATCACTCATGTGGATACGATCAAACTTGCAGGTGCTTTTGGTAATTTCATTGACCCCAAATATGCGATGGTTTTGGGGCTGATACCAGATTGTGAAATCGATCATGTTTCCGCTGTTGGAAATGCCGCAGGCACCGGTGCGCGTATGGCGCTTCTGAATAAGAGCTACAGGCAAGAGATCGAGAAAAAAGTACGTGAGATTGAGAAAATCGAAACCGCGCTTGAGGCTGATTTTCAGGCTCATTTTGTCAATGCCATGGCCTTACCAAACAAAACAGAGCCTTTTCCAAAACTCGCTAAGGCCGTGAAGCTTCCACCGAAGAAAATTGCAGGTGAAGGTGGCGAACGCTCTAATGGACGACGCAGAAGAAGAAGCCCACGATAG
- a CDS encoding methyltetrahydrofolate cobalamin methyltransferase, translating into MTRTLVSSRSKEVIIGFDQPFCVIGERINPTGRKKLAAEMEAGNFDTVTNDVLAQVAAGASMLDINAGVTAVNPNETEPPLMVETLKLVQSLTDIPLCIDSSVSSALAAGLEVAEGRPLVNSVTGEVEKLEEILPLIKKYNVPVVAISNDETGISEDPDVRFEVAKKIVEHAADYGIKPHDIVVDPLVMPIGAMGTAGLQVFALVRRLREELGVNTTCGASNVSFGLPNRHGINAAFLPMAIASGMTSAIMNPCRPQEMEMVRGANVLMSTDENCATWIQTYREPTPGSKGGEAGGGRRRRGGRSARVGNTK; encoded by the coding sequence ATGACACGCACTCTTGTTTCTTCCCGGTCTAAAGAAGTCATTATCGGATTTGATCAGCCATTTTGCGTCATTGGTGAGCGCATCAATCCAACAGGCCGCAAAAAGCTAGCTGCAGAAATGGAAGCTGGCAATTTTGATACGGTGACAAACGATGTTCTCGCGCAAGTCGCAGCTGGTGCCAGCATGCTGGATATCAACGCGGGCGTAACTGCGGTGAACCCTAATGAAACCGAACCGCCATTGATGGTGGAGACTTTGAAACTTGTGCAAAGCCTGACAGATATTCCGCTGTGTATCGATTCGTCCGTTTCTTCTGCCTTAGCGGCTGGGCTTGAAGTGGCCGAAGGCCGGCCCCTCGTCAATTCTGTGACCGGTGAAGTGGAAAAACTTGAAGAGATTTTGCCGCTTATCAAAAAATACAATGTACCCGTTGTCGCCATCTCTAACGATGAAACAGGTATTTCCGAAGATCCTGACGTGCGCTTTGAGGTTGCCAAAAAAATTGTTGAACATGCTGCTGATTATGGCATCAAACCGCATGATATTGTGGTCGACCCGTTGGTTATGCCAATTGGTGCAATGGGCACGGCTGGGCTTCAGGTATTCGCGCTCGTGCGGCGTCTGCGCGAAGAATTGGGCGTCAACACAACCTGCGGCGCTTCCAATGTATCGTTCGGCCTGCCAAACCGTCATGGCATTAACGCGGCATTTTTGCCGATGGCGATTGCCTCTGGCATGACATCTGCGATCATGAACCCATGTCGTCCACAGGAAATGGAAATGGTGCGCGGTGCGAATGTTCTGATGTCAACCGATGAAAATTGTGCAACATGGATTCAGACCTACCGTGAACCAACACCGGGTTCAAAGGGTGGCGAAGCTGGTGGCGGGCGTCGTCGTCGCGGTGGACGTTCTGCACGTGTTGGCAATACTAAATAA
- a CDS encoding virulence factor: MPRSRAAQKIIVYWRDIPAQVICKAGRTSAKRELDKRFITAIDACAMRAGLDQTDDYLNAWRKADPVPCGEDLEAEAAKTADALEAEYTKERVLALVNAGGFENGDK; the protein is encoded by the coding sequence ATGCCCCGTTCAAGAGCTGCCCAGAAAATAATCGTCTATTGGCGCGACATTCCCGCTCAAGTGATTTGCAAGGCTGGGCGCACATCTGCAAAGCGGGAACTCGATAAACGGTTCATCACCGCCATAGACGCCTGCGCGATGCGGGCGGGGCTGGATCAAACCGACGATTATCTCAATGCATGGCGTAAAGCTGACCCTGTGCCGTGCGGCGAAGACCTCGAAGCAGAAGCAGCAAAAACTGCTGACGCTCTTGAAGCGGAATATACCAAAGAACGCGTGTTGGCCCTTGTGAACGCAGGCGGTTTTGAGAATGGCGATAAATAA
- a CDS encoding DUF1638 domain-containing protein, with translation MPDAPRKSIRKGGRATRLNQVKIDSLRPSTLIDKGVTNYTVEPSASVVCVIACGAIAHEIIDIVQINDLNHISLTCLPAKYHNTPDKIVPAMEQAIKDARAAGFGSVFCGYADCGTGGALDRLLERENVARLPGAHCYSFFSGVEHFEKSNDADMRSFFLTDFLARHFNNLTWKPLGLDDHPELLSTYFGAYEKIVFLSQQDDPELLSRAQEIAKKLQLTFEHRKTGYGDLAKALIDPSLLD, from the coding sequence ATGCCGGATGCACCCCGAAAATCAATTCGTAAGGGTGGACGGGCAACACGGCTGAATCAAGTAAAAATCGATTCACTACGACCAAGTACATTAATCGATAAGGGCGTTACCAATTATACGGTGGAGCCATCAGCCAGTGTTGTTTGCGTGATTGCTTGTGGCGCGATTGCTCACGAGATTATCGATATCGTTCAAATCAATGATCTCAACCACATTTCTCTGACCTGCCTACCCGCCAAATATCACAACACACCCGATAAAATTGTGCCCGCCATGGAACAGGCCATCAAGGATGCCCGTGCAGCGGGGTTTGGCTCTGTCTTTTGTGGCTATGCCGATTGTGGCACCGGCGGCGCGCTTGATCGTCTGTTGGAGCGTGAAAATGTTGCCCGCCTGCCCGGTGCGCATTGTTATTCATTCTTCTCAGGTGTTGAGCACTTTGAAAAAAGCAATGATGCGGATATGCGATCTTTTTTTCTCACTGACTTTCTGGCTCGCCATTTCAACAATCTGACATGGAAGCCTCTCGGTCTTGATGACCACCCAGAACTGCTATCAACCTATTTCGGCGCTTATGAGAAAATTGTCTTTTTATCGCAACAAGATGATCCAGAACTTTTGAGCCGGGCGCAGGAAATTGCCAAAAAGCTGCAACTCACCTTTGAGCATCGCAAAACAGGCTATGGTGATCTGGCAAAAGCTTTAATTGACCCATCGCTTTTAGACTAG
- a CDS encoding B12-binding domain-containing protein, with translation MSDEDEIILSELSDDDLVLQMMDDLYDGLKEEIEEGTNILLERGWTPYDVLTKSLVEGMRIVGNDFRDGILFVPEVLLAANAMKAGMFILRPLLVETGAPKLGVMVTGTVKGDIHDIGKNLVGMMMEGAGFDVYDLGINTDVDEFLEALDKHKPDILGMSALLTTTMPYMKVVIDQLKEKGLRDKFIVLVGGAPLNEEFGAAVGADAYCRDAAVAVETAKELIARRHNSKAS, from the coding sequence ATGTCTGATGAAGATGAAATCATTCTGTCCGAACTCTCTGACGATGACCTCGTCTTGCAGATGATGGATGACCTTTATGATGGTCTGAAAGAAGAGATTGAAGAAGGCACAAATATCCTGCTGGAACGCGGATGGACACCTTATGATGTTTTGACCAAATCTCTGGTTGAGGGCATGCGGATTGTCGGCAATGACTTTCGTGACGGCATTTTGTTTGTGCCCGAAGTGCTGCTTGCAGCAAACGCCATGAAAGCAGGCATGTTTATTTTGCGTCCTCTCTTGGTCGAAACAGGTGCGCCAAAATTAGGCGTCATGGTTACCGGTACTGTTAAAGGTGACATTCATGACATCGGCAAAAATCTTGTCGGCATGATGATGGAAGGCGCAGGCTTTGATGTGTATGATTTGGGCATCAACACAGATGTTGATGAGTTTCTTGAAGCTCTCGATAAGCACAAGCCCGATATTCTCGGTATGTCAGCGCTTTTGACCACCACCATGCCTTATATGAAGGTTGTGATTGATCAGTTGAAAGAAAAAGGCTTGCGAGACAAATTTATCGTGCTTGTTGGCGGCGCACCGTTAAACGAAGAATTTGGTGCAGCCGTTGGTGCTGATGCTTATTGCCGTGATGCCGCGGTTGCTGTTGAAACGGCAAAGGAACTGATCGCAAGGCGACACAACTCTAAGGCCTCTTGA
- a CDS encoding trimethylamine methyltransferase family protein: MVDIEENNTSRNKRSGGRDTRRAAREAARLVKNPYIQRKISPYEVLDEEGLTLIENNADTLLEEIGIEFHGDAEVLDMWRKAGAKVEGERVRFPKGLLRELIKTAPQEFTQHARNPARSVQIGGNNTVFAPVYGPPFVRTLEGERRHASIEDFRNFVKLAYLTPAMHHSGGVVCEPADIPVNKRHLDMIYSHIRYSDMPFMGAVSTPQRAQDSLDMAKLVFGAGFVDQNCVLISLINASSPMTYDKTALGAAKIYARNNQACIISPFILMGAMSPITTAATLAQILAEAMAGIAFTQLCRPGAPVVFGSFASSISMQSGVPIFGTPESTMTLYGASQLARRLGVPFRSGGSLSGSKVVDAQAAYESAQTLTPTLLAGTNFVLHAAGWLEGGLVSSFEKFVMDCDQLGMMQAMAGGIDVSENGQGLEALRDVSPGRHHLGSDHTKANFETAFCRSNVADNNPYEQWLTDGECRSEERARVICQKMLDDYQAPVLDQSIDEALQDFMERKKRSMPDDLSTKGGHATTQIPMSDGVKLHYEVVRKAFRLFDEG; encoded by the coding sequence ATGGTTGATATTGAGGAAAACAATACCTCGCGCAATAAACGTAGCGGAGGTAGAGATACAAGACGCGCCGCGCGTGAAGCCGCGCGCTTGGTCAAAAATCCTTACATCCAACGCAAAATCTCACCCTATGAAGTTTTGGATGAAGAGGGGCTCACTCTCATTGAGAACAACGCAGATACTCTGCTTGAAGAAATTGGCATTGAGTTTCATGGTGACGCCGAGGTGCTTGATATGTGGCGCAAGGCTGGCGCTAAAGTGGAGGGTGAGCGGGTTCGTTTTCCAAAAGGCCTTCTGCGTGAGCTGATAAAAACAGCACCGCAAGAATTTACCCAGCACGCGAGAAACCCTGCACGCTCAGTGCAAATTGGCGGCAATAATACCGTGTTCGCTCCGGTTTACGGCCCGCCCTTTGTGCGCACATTAGAAGGCGAACGACGCCATGCTTCTATTGAAGATTTTCGAAATTTTGTAAAACTCGCCTATCTCACCCCCGCTATGCATCATTCAGGTGGCGTGGTGTGCGAGCCAGCAGATATTCCAGTCAACAAGCGCCATCTTGATATGATCTATAGTCATATCCGTTATTCTGATATGCCGTTTATGGGAGCAGTCAGCACACCTCAGCGGGCGCAAGACAGTCTTGATATGGCTAAGCTTGTGTTTGGTGCGGGCTTTGTTGATCAAAATTGTGTTTTGATCAGTCTTATCAATGCCAGTTCGCCAATGACATACGACAAAACCGCGCTAGGTGCGGCAAAAATCTATGCCCGCAATAATCAAGCGTGCATCATTTCGCCGTTCATTTTGATGGGCGCTATGTCACCGATCACGACGGCTGCAACATTGGCGCAAATTCTAGCCGAAGCCATGGCAGGTATTGCCTTCACCCAGCTATGTCGACCGGGCGCGCCTGTTGTCTTTGGCTCCTTTGCAAGTTCCATTTCCATGCAGTCTGGCGTTCCCATCTTTGGTACGCCAGAATCCACCATGACGCTTTATGGTGCTTCTCAGTTGGCTCGCCGTCTTGGGGTTCCGTTCCGTTCAGGTGGTTCACTCAGCGGTTCTAAAGTGGTTGATGCTCAAGCGGCATATGAGAGTGCGCAAACCCTTACACCGACATTATTAGCGGGTACAAATTTTGTGCTCCATGCGGCAGGGTGGTTGGAAGGTGGACTTGTTTCTTCATTTGAAAAGTTTGTCATGGATTGCGATCAGCTTGGCATGATGCAGGCGATGGCGGGTGGTATTGATGTGAGCGAAAACGGGCAGGGGCTAGAGGCTCTGCGTGATGTTAGCCCAGGGAGGCATCATCTAGGTTCAGATCACACGAAGGCCAATTTTGAAACAGCATTTTGCCGCTCCAATGTTGCAGATAATAATCCCTATGAGCAATGGCTCACGGACGGTGAATGCCGCAGCGAAGAACGAGCGCGCGTGATTTGCCAAAAAATGCTGGATGACTATCAAGCGCCCGTGTTGGATCAGTCAATCGATGAGGCCTTGCAGGACTTCATGGAGCGCAAAAAACGTTCAATGCCAGATGATTTATCAACCAAGGGAGGCCATGCCACCACTCAAATTCCAATGAGTGATGGAGTGAAGCTCCACTATGAGGTGGTGCGCAAAGCTTTTCGGCTTTTTGATGAAGGCTGA
- the bmt gene encoding betaine--homocysteine S-methyltransferase has translation MRTSLPDLLNEKQILLADGATGTNFMEMGLEPGFPPDIWNVSEPQKPEALHQMFVDAGSDIILTNTFGANAPRLKLHKAEKETYAINKAGAEIACRVAESVDRPVVVAGSVGPTGELFVPLGEMTFEGARAAFVEQMRGLKDGGADLVWIETMSAADEIQAAAEAAVEVGIPYAFTASFDTAGKTMMGLAPAALNELAAALPGKPLAFGANCGVGASDLLVSVMSMTDADPEAIVVAKANCGIPVVKGAATVYTGTPELMAHYVAMAADAGVRIIGGCCGTAPEHIKAMRGAIDNYEASSRPTLEAIVEKIGPLVSPSRGEGANAPKRERRGRRRA, from the coding sequence ATGCGGACATCTTTGCCCGACCTTTTGAATGAAAAACAAATTCTTCTCGCCGACGGCGCGACGGGTACGAATTTCATGGAAATGGGTCTAGAGCCTGGTTTTCCACCTGATATATGGAATGTGAGCGAGCCACAAAAGCCTGAAGCGCTGCATCAAATGTTTGTCGATGCTGGTTCAGATATCATTTTGACCAATACATTTGGCGCGAATGCACCGCGGTTGAAACTGCACAAAGCAGAAAAAGAAACTTATGCAATCAACAAAGCAGGAGCGGAAATTGCCTGCCGTGTTGCAGAAAGCGTTGATCGGCCCGTTGTTGTTGCTGGGTCAGTTGGTCCGACTGGCGAACTTTTTGTACCGCTTGGCGAAATGACGTTTGAAGGTGCGCGCGCTGCCTTTGTAGAGCAAATGCGCGGATTAAAAGACGGTGGCGCAGATCTGGTATGGATTGAAACCATGTCAGCGGCCGATGAAATTCAAGCCGCCGCAGAAGCCGCTGTTGAAGTGGGTATTCCTTATGCCTTTACCGCAAGTTTTGACACGGCGGGCAAAACCATGATGGGGCTTGCACCGGCAGCGCTCAATGAACTCGCAGCAGCCCTTCCCGGCAAACCGCTTGCCTTTGGAGCCAATTGTGGTGTTGGTGCTTCTGACCTTCTTGTTTCTGTTATGTCGATGACAGATGCTGATCCCGAAGCCATTGTTGTTGCGAAAGCAAACTGCGGCATCCCTGTGGTCAAGGGTGCTGCGACGGTATACACGGGTACGCCCGAGCTTATGGCTCATTATGTGGCGATGGCGGCGGATGCTGGTGTGCGCATTATCGGCGGTTGCTGTGGCACAGCGCCAGAACATATCAAAGCCATGCGTGGTGCCATTGATAACTATGAAGCTTCTTCGCGCCCGACGCTTGAAGCAATAGTTGAAAAAATTGGCCCTCTCGTCTCCCCTTCACGCGGCGAAGGTGCTAATGCACCCAAGCGCGAACGTCGCGGACGGCGGCGGGCTTAG
- the cysG gene encoding siroheme synthase CysG — MNDIMDEAINHTESPIIRDPNRMEELAVLPVFLKLRGRRVLLAGGTEAAAWKAELLAASGAHVDIVAEELSHEMENLLARGAADGTLVHQKRPWSINDFDLAAAALADIELDAEAHAFYCAAKVAKVPVNVIDNPKYCEFQFGTIVNRSPVVVGISTDGAAPILAQAIRRKIESLLPASLALAGALAKNFRNQLKQIVPDASQRRNFWEKFVERAFRSEPVSDEVLLALANQTAAEVNERGTGFVSLVGSGPGDVDLMTIKAVRVLQGADVIMFDDLSSPAILELARREAERIYVGKRGGRKSCSQVEINKMMVDLALEGKRVVRLKGGDPMVFGRAGEEISDLLDARVPFEVVPGITAASGAAASIGVSLTHRDHAQSVRFVTGHSKSGKVPENLHWAGMASGDTTLIFYMASRTGHEVSSNLIKHGMVSDTPVVIVANVSRDDQRAWKGTLENLTEGIEEISQGDPIVICVGTVFSLYAEDRALPFQLPQAAQ, encoded by the coding sequence ATGAATGACATCATGGATGAAGCTATCAATCATACGGAAAGCCCGATTATAAGGGACCCGAACAGGATGGAAGAATTAGCGGTATTGCCAGTTTTTCTAAAACTGCGCGGTCGTCGGGTTTTGCTTGCTGGTGGAACAGAGGCAGCGGCATGGAAGGCCGAGCTTTTGGCCGCCAGTGGTGCGCATGTTGATATCGTGGCTGAAGAGCTTTCTCATGAAATGGAAAACCTTCTCGCGCGCGGTGCTGCCGACGGAACATTGGTGCATCAAAAACGCCCATGGTCGATCAATGATTTTGATCTTGCCGCAGCAGCCCTTGCTGATATTGAACTAGATGCTGAAGCCCATGCCTTTTATTGTGCAGCCAAAGTCGCAAAAGTGCCGGTCAATGTCATTGATAATCCCAAGTATTGCGAGTTTCAATTTGGAACCATTGTTAATCGCTCGCCTGTTGTGGTTGGTATTTCAACCGACGGCGCCGCTCCTATATTAGCGCAAGCGATCAGACGTAAAATTGAATCGCTCTTACCAGCGTCTCTCGCACTAGCAGGTGCGCTTGCAAAAAATTTTAGAAACCAACTCAAGCAGATTGTGCCCGATGCATCGCAACGGCGGAATTTTTGGGAAAAATTTGTAGAACGTGCGTTTCGTTCTGAACCGGTGAGCGATGAGGTGCTTTTAGCCCTTGCCAATCAAACAGCAGCAGAGGTGAATGAGCGTGGAACAGGCTTTGTTTCTCTGGTTGGTTCTGGGCCGGGCGATGTTGATTTGATGACAATCAAGGCCGTGCGCGTGTTGCAGGGTGCTGATGTGATTATGTTTGATGACTTGTCGTCGCCAGCTATCCTTGAGCTGGCACGGCGTGAGGCGGAGCGCATTTATGTTGGCAAGCGCGGCGGGCGAAAGTCATGTTCTCAAGTTGAGATCAACAAGATGATGGTCGATCTCGCCTTGGAAGGAAAACGGGTTGTGCGCCTTAAAGGTGGAGATCCAATGGTGTTTGGCCGTGCAGGAGAGGAAATCAGCGATCTGCTTGATGCGCGCGTGCCCTTTGAGGTTGTGCCTGGCATCACGGCAGCCTCAGGTGCTGCTGCGAGCATTGGCGTGTCTTTGACCCACCGCGATCATGCTCAGTCTGTGCGCTTTGTGACCGGCCATTCAAAAAGTGGAAAAGTGCCGGAAAATCTCCATTGGGCGGGCATGGCATCGGGTGATACGACGTTGATTTTCTATATGGCAAGCCGGACAGGGCATGAAGTTTCAAGCAATCTGATTAAACACGGAATGGTGAGTGATACGCCAGTTGTGATTGTGGCGAATGTCAGCCGCGACGATCAGCGCGCATGGAAAGGGACGCTCGAAAATCTGACTGAGGGCATCGAGGAAATTTCACAAGGTGACCCCATCGTCATCTGTGTTGGCACGGTGTTCTCGCTCTATGCGGAAGATCGCGCTTTACCGTTCCAATTGCCACAAGCCGCCCAATAG